A window of Acinonyx jubatus isolate Ajub_Pintada_27869175 chromosome B2, VMU_Ajub_asm_v1.0, whole genome shotgun sequence genomic DNA:
GGCTATTTATAGCTATAGATCCTCATCCTTGTAATCCTTGTGCTTGGTTCAGTTGCCTTACCCCAATATACTTAATTAAGGCTCACAGTTTACTTTTGATGAGTAAACACCCAATTTGCCAGCATAAGGCCAAAGAATTGAGTGATTGAAATGTGAAGATCGGGATAAAATGCAAGATAAGCCATATAATTTTTGTACAATGTAGCAAACtgaactaataatttttaaaagttaaattcctgaattaattttaataactaatCGACATTTAGGTGGTAAAAAGTTTTTATTACTGGACAACTACTTGAATGGAGTGCTgtggatgcaaattaaaatctaaattttgGAGTTAAACTAAATGATCTTTATGGTCTCTTCTAATTCTGAGATTCTTTCtatgaaaaaagaatttcaaagaattttttgatctaaaaatataaaaggtaatGATTTGTCTGGAACTCTGGTCTTGTTCGTAcatacatttaaatcttttttcaaagaaaacatttggggagcacttgggtggttcagtcagtttaagtgtccgattcttggtttcggctcaggtcatgatcttgaggttcgtagTTCAAGCCCATGTCCGGCTCCATGCtcaaagtgcagagcctgcttaggattctctctctcctctctctctgcccctccccacttgctgtctctctctctctctctctctcaaaattaataaaaaattaaaattaaaaaacacatttggaatttaaataagcacatcaaaaaaggaaaaaagaaatgtctcttCTGCCCACACACTCATCCATttgagcaagaaaaaaacaaataaaatgaaatacattatttgggtaaagaaaaaaacctcacgattttcaatttcatttgttttgtaaataCTGTAGTTATTTGAGCTCAATCGTTGATGAGTTTCTTCAAGCAGAAGGTCACTATAGTCCTTTGCACACAGCAGACATCATATGTGTGCATGAATGTATTTCTTCAGCCAAGTGAATTcgatttaattttctatttcaagtCTTATAAGCATGACAGGGAAAGTATGTGCATTACAACCTTCTGAGTAATGTAGTATACTTTAGTGGTCCTAAATAGGTCATATAAGACTCATGATTCActtggaaaacagaagaggagagaacaaaataaatctctgcaaataaaataagctaaattTTACAGTTTTGAAAAGTATAATGATCTTAGGGAAATTATATGTATTCAGAATTTAAGCTTAAGCTCTAAACGATTGATACCAAGTACCCTAAATTACTCTGAACTGAATCAAATCCCAAGAAGTATTTCCTAAGAATCAAAGATGAAGATTGTGTGTTTGCAAACACATAAGTGTGCAAAAATCATGTTGAAACACTTTCCGTTGCAGTGATCATATAGATGTTTCCCCAAAAAAGATTGCATCAAAACTTTTGAGTCAATAGCCCTATTCCCCTGGCACCAAGGATAAACTCCTGCTTGGTGAAATGCattcagaattaaataaaatctttttttaaataaatgacacaaTTTAATATTTCCTGAAAccctgtatatacatatatacagatacaaTAAGAGTTAgattgattaatttttaaaatttttattgaatgatttttaaacagATTCACACCATAAAAGTATGTATACTTGTATTAAATTCCATGTATTTTGGACAACattcataaaatcaccttttatCATAACCTAATCCAATATTCTTTTGCATACTAATCAAGGGTATAACTCcccattctcttaaaaaaataataggtaaaataaattttgacTCCAGCAGAATGACTTAGGTGAGTCATGAGAAAAAGGAATGTGTGCCATAGAAACTGCCAAAAATAGCAGACCAGAAATTAGGCCTGCCATTCCTGAATTTTATGGTGTGCTCAACAGCAAATCACTACAACCCTTTCAACATAATGGCCTGAACTAACCCCCTTTTACAACGATTCAGCAAAATATCTGCTCATTCAAGAAATATGTAACTACTCTGTGTTGTGCCTGAAGGCAGTCATTGGATTCTGTCTGCTCAGGCGGCCATGGTGGCCCGAAGGAGTATACAGCCTTGGTCCctaatgaaaataatcagaacctccttttaaaaattgtatttgtaaattatattcatttttagggATAGATCTAAAATTATTAGGCAGagaaatagccaaaataatatgtGTATGGCTCTATTAGGAAAGCTGAGTTCTGTCATGTCAATGGGAAAAAGATTCTCTATtgaaaaagactaaataaaattCCTTGTCCTAAAACTATAACACCTCATACACAGAAAACTATAGGATAAAATGATGAGACTTTCAATACATGATCATTTGTAACTTTTTAACTGTCTTCCCTCTGCATTCATGAAAAGTCTATGCTTtgagtattaaataaaaacttgagatcTTAAAATGTCTCAGCTTCCCTATTTTTTCAACTAGATTTATTTCATAGAACAGTAtgtctctcatttttaaataatgaacacTTCAACTGATATGTCTTAAAGCAGTGAAACAGTTGATAGCTTTGCTTATAAAGTTTGCTGTACCttgtaattcttaaaaaaaaaaaaaaatctaaaccaaAGTTTCTTAGACCCAACAGAAAGCATAATATAAACACAGAGGGCAGGAACTGAATGGGTCCATCTCCAAGTAGTACAAACTATTGTAAGTTATCGTCTCTACCCTGACACTGTCTATGTCTGTATATGCAGTTTCACATTTAATATGCAACCAGCACCCTATTAGATTCTTGTTAGAGTAGGACCCTGAGAATAAGTCCACTGAAAAATCATACTATGTATAATACCAGTTTGAACTTTTAAAGAGTGACTAATTTTAGGAAGGCAGAGACAAACAAAAGACTTCCCACAAATGATACTTATCACTATGTAAAAGAAGAATATATACTTGACATTGAGGTGCCCGTCTAGTTTCAGTATTTGTACCtaagtgttttttaaacatatgaaaggCTTCTAATTTTGAAAAcgtaaatttataaaaatgttgaattgTTATTGATAGGGTTCAAGTCCGGGCATAACCTATGAAGTGATCTTGCTACCATAATAACTGGTTTGCTCCGCGATTTAGGTAATCCATTGACTGGTTTCAGATTTCCATCAGCCATAAGTACAGTTGGCATTATCTCCATGAATCCAGAGGCAAATCTGGGCATACTTGAGGGGAGTGATGCGCACCGCCACATTGTAGTCCTTCTGAACGCCGTGGACATCCACCCACTGGTGGCCTGAATAGACCGCAATGATTTTGCGTTTCCAGTTCTTTTTGTCTGGTTCTTTCAGACGAAGATAGACCCCAGAACCAGTGGATCCCGACTCAGCATCACAGTATTGATAGAGGAGATCATTGGATTCATCAGACACACTACAAAACCGGTAGACTAATTGATCTGCCCTATCACGATCAAATCCTGAGAAGTGGATCATTCCTCCAGGCAGCTTCTTGATGGTTGGACTGATTCCTAgttccatatatttctttttatgaggGCGCTTCAATTCCAGAAGAGCATAGTCATAGTCCAAAGCggcttcccctctccctcctctagCCCAGCCTTTGGGGATGTGGGTATTCTTGACGCGGGTCCATTGGAAGGAGGGCTTCCCCTCAGCAACTCTCTGGCCCCGACcagattcctttcttcttcttcttccagccTTGTCTCTCTCCAGATTCACCTTGGTACCTTCTCTCTTGTCACCACCATtcgcctctctcctgctcctcttaGAACCCCTACGTTTCTTGCCACCACCCTTATTTCTCATCTTCAACAACCCTACCCTTAGCTTTTTACTCCCTTTGATGTAGTCCTTTCCATCATGCACACAGTGGGCCGCTGTTAGAACGTGGCTGGGGGAAATGAGGATGCCACTGCAGCCTGTGGAGAGCTTCACAGCTGTATTGAAAGGGAAATTGGTTAAGAACCTTTTGTCCAAGATGCTGAACCTGCTGTCTGTGCCATAaacctgccttctcctcctcaccAGTGCTCCTTTTGTGGTGATATTCTGAGTTGGCTCAAGGACCACATCTTGGACTTTCACTCTAGTCAGGGTTCTGGTGCCATTCTCAAAGACAGTCTCGTAGGAAAGAGAGTCTTCCAGATCAGAaaggctgggagctgggagttCTTTCTGGCATTCAATGCCACACACTCTATCTAGCACCATCTTAGTATCTGCCTTGAAGGTGGGGCTGGTGAGACGGAAAGTCCTTTCACTGACAACCCGGGGTATTTTTCTCAAGTGCCACATAAAATCCTGTTCCATTTCAGATCCATCAGTGAGGGTCCACCCGAGGGTGAAAAATATCCAACAAAATAGCACGTTTTCcattttgctcttctcttttgtccttaaaaatataaagagaaagtgACGCTTTATAaggttctctttttaaatatgttacttatttcatttaggcCTTGAGTCTTAAATGTACCATCACCACCAAATAGTCCTTATTTTCACGGTACTTGAATTTTGCTGAGATTAGATAAACACCCTGCTAAGAAGGTGCACACAAACTTCCAAAATCAGTAAACTGTATTTCACCCCACCTTCCTTCCACCAGGCCtaacccacctccccccacccccacctgccatcTCTGCCTCTACATCCCAGACAGCCCAATGCATGGGACGGTAAGATGGGGTGACAAACTGTGGCCCCTTATTGCCTGAGCCACACTCTCCCTCCCTAGGTCTCCTACAACATTATTTCCAGATGACTTAGAAATAAAGATAGCAGCAGATGTCATGCTCTTCCCCCTGTACTTCGCTCTTTAAGAGCAAGGATCATAAATTCCTCATCTCTAGAGTAtaaatgcctagcacagagctcaaacaaTGTTCATTGGAATACACTGAATCTCCTTAAACCATGGTTTGCTGACCAAACTCACTGATGGTGCAATGTGCCATgcgttttttaaaaagctgtgctTGGAACTACCATCTAAGCAAAGTAATGTACAAAAATGCTTCACAGTAGAAGCTTACTGTGTATTAAAATTAGTTGTAAGAATTTAAGGCGGTGGTTCTGAATTTGCCACTTGGGGGAACATGATCCTGATTAACTATAGTCCCTTTTATCGTTAGTTTCATCATCTAAGAGCAGTGCTTTTGTGTTAAACATCTTTTAAGTTTTCAGTactttatacattatataatacttCTTCTGTTGTCTACATCTTCTTGCcctcttttcctgcttctctagGCTCCCTGGTATGTAAATCTATTTCATCAAATTGATGTTTGTCAGTTTTCATTTGTGTGGGTAGGAGACAGTGGTGGCATTCTTAACAGCAGCAATTTTGAACTTCGAGGTCACTATTATTCGTGACCTATGCTCTAAGTGTATTTTAACTAATCGTTAAAATACCAAGGCTCACCGTATGctattcattttatagaaaaccaGATGATTCAAGGTTAGATTATTCCTACAATACCTTTACTCTCAGTGCTTTCTGatgagctttattttatttttttttcatggaaaagaaACTAATGAGAAATATTAGGAATGGCCCACAACCCAGGGCACATTATGAGATCCTGTGCACTGCCATGAGAAGCAAAAATTGTCTCTGAGCCAGGGTTGAATATGGGCATCTCTTGACATGAGAGTTCATTTTGTCATACGTAAGTAGAGAAGTTGGTTAACACACTAATAACATTCTTTTGATAGAACAGAAACGCATACTACATGAGCCATTTTACTGTTTAAGTGTGATATATTCAGTAAAACATGACATAATTCATTTGTTTCATCATATATTTGAACACATTAAGCAAATTTAGAATACCATGATTTGGTATCAGCAAAATTACATCGAAGTtttggaatttcatttttttatctgcCCATACTTGACTGCTGAGTAATGATAATTCAGGTTAATATTAGGCTGTTTTGTTTGCTAAATAGCTTGcagtttattttggagagagggcATTCTTCTGTACAGAGTGATGGGTATcatcaaaaaaatcaataacggACATTGTTCAGAAAAACTCCACACTCAGTCACAATATTTTCTAATCATCCACATGGCAAATGTCACTTTATACAAAGCAGTAATTATATTGGTAATTATTTTGTTGAGCCagttagtattttcttttgttataattttcacaatgagtatttcattttgtcaattttatttaattcagttgGAGTGAAAAGGGCTGACAACTCAGTAACCCTATTGAGGCCTTGAAATCATGTTTAAGTGGGTAGTTCCCATGATGAAAAATTATgcctttgccttttaaaaaaatgctaaaatcagAGACCTATTTGCTGCCTCTAGGCCTAACAACAAAGCAAAatagactattttaaaaatgtatgtaggggtgccggggtggctcagttgtttaaatgcccaactcttgattttggctcaggtcatgatctaacggtttgtgagactgagccccatgtaggactctgtgttgagcatggagcctgcttgggattttttgtctccctctttctctgctcctcccccatttgcacacgcacatacatgcatgtgcgtgtgctctctctcctctcgaaataaatatttagaaaactgtgtgtgtatttgataTTATCTACTTGATTCTTAGCAAAATTTCAATCAAGGAAATTTTTTAGtgtgggaaaaataattttttaaaattgggtttttttttcatttagtccTTAATGACAAAAGCTGTCCATTGTGAACTTAATATAAGAATACACACCAAAGACAGAACGTCAAATATCCATGTTGAGAAATACGAAGAATCACTCTGTACATTTTAACAGTTGATACTAATGATCCAAGGAGTAAAAATGTGTGAAAGGCATTCCTAGGCAAAACAGAAGACATCTAAGTCATGGTACCATGATATTGTTTCTCCAGTCCAgttaggtttgtttttgtttttttttttttcttttcactgctaTTTAATCTTGTCTTACAACTAAAGCTAGTTAGGGATTAGAAAGGCAGAATgcaaatattaaatgataattGACAAGATAATCTTTTGCTACACAGATCATTGAACTAGAGTAGTAAGCTCAAATATAGAAGTTCATCTACTCTTTACCAAACAAAACATGCACCTTGTGCCATAATTCTCTAGGCAGACTTTTATGAAAGCCCCATGTAATGGCAacttttatgtgtcaacttgactagttGGTACTAGGGTACCCAGatgtttggtcaaacattattctgggtgcatctgtgaaggtgtttctggaagagagtAGCATTCAAATTGGTAGACTGAGAAAAGCAGACTTCCCTTCTGaatgtgggtgggtctcatccaatcagttgaaggtctgtATAGAACAAAAAAGATTGACCCTCCTGTGAGGAAGAGGGAACGCCTCCTGCCTGACTGCTTTGAGCTGGGACATTGGTATTTTTCCTGCCTTCAAACTCAAAATGAAACATGAACAACTCAAAAGAATGTTATTGGTTTGTTAATAAAATTCCACACTTGTGTATGGCAAAATAAACTCTGTCATATCGAGGCATGCCCAGATTTCAGTCCCAGACCAGCAGTAGcatcacctgggatcttgttaaaaatgctaATTCTCAGGGTCCAACCCAGAGCTACTTTCCAAAATTCTCCAGAATCagaatgggggaggtgggggatggggttcCCAGCTATCCATGTTTTGACCAGCCCTCCAGGAGATTCAGATAgtacagtttgagaaccactgcagcGGTAAAGGCCTGGGGCAGCATCTTGAGCCATACCCCAGAAGGCAGCTTTCCCAGGGATGATTGCTTAACCAAGTTTCAAGTGACCTCTACTTCATCTTTGTGAACAACTTTATTCTTGACTTTGCTCTTTTACTATGTCAGCCATTGCCAATATCAAATGGTTCAgccattaataaagaaaagatattcttttATATAAGTGATTTAATAATACATCTGAAAATATCCAAATTCAGTGGACTAGTTGGGGGGCAAAAgagcaaaatgggtaaaggggaatgggaggcacaggcttccagttacggaatAAAAGGGGCAgcttagggaatatagtcaatggtatcaTAATAGTGCTGTATGGTGACCCATGGTAGCTACACTTCGGGTGAGCATCACCTATGGAGTTgtcagatcactatgttgtacaccagaaactaatgcaacattgtgtgtcaactctacttcaattaaaaaaaaaaattcagtaggcTTGTAAGCAATGCTTCCAACATCTGATGCTACAAATTATAAGACAGCATGGATTTGCCAGCCCTGTCTGGTGCCCTTTGAGGGAGCCCTGCTACAGTGCACCGCAGGAATAAAAGCTATGCCCACATCTATCCTTgggcatgggaagggcagagcctTGAAATACAACCTCAGAATCACAGTAATAAGAGGACATGAATTCAGTTAGCCTGTCCAATTTGGCCTGTAATTTAAAATTGGACAAATGTTTAAGGACACTTTCTTTTGGAAAATCTAAGTTTGCCTTGTGGTAAAGTGTCAGTGTAAGGTAAATGATAGCTCTTACTGATAGAGCAATCCATGGTTCAGTGGACAACACATCCACATGTGCCCATCATCCAAAAAGCACCAACTCATTGATCTAAAGAGACACAGTCCCAACTGGTGGGGCAGCCATAACATTTTGGAAGCTTTAATGTCCAgtgtcttccctcctcctcctcctttttcctgtTTCCCATTATAACTGTGACCTTCACTGTCACTTTCCAGATGCCTTGGATTTGGGGCTTCAAATACCAGTTCTGGTTAACAAAAGTGAGGTTGCAGCCTTGACTCTCCACCATGAGTCAGTGTACACACAGTAGATTATGGGTTGGATCATGGAGACAAATGGAGTGGAAGGGAATCAGGGGAGGAGCAAGAATCAGGCTTTGTAGATAAATTCTCACTGATGGAGTAGATATTACTTCACACTTGTTCTTGGTCCAGATTAATAGCAATGACCACATGAAACTCGAGAGAGAA
This region includes:
- the PRSS35 gene encoding inactive serine protease 35; its protein translation is MLRRTKEKSKMENVLFCWIFFTLGWTLTDGSEMEQDFMWHLRKIPRVVSERTFRLTSPTFKADTKMVLDRVCGIECQKELPAPSLSDLEDSLSYETVFENGTRTLTRVKVQDVVLEPTQNITTKGALVRRRRQVYGTDSRFSILDKRFLTNFPFNTAVKLSTGCSGILISPSHVLTAAHCVHDGKDYIKGSKKLRVGLLKMRNKGGGKKRRGSKRSRREANGGDKREGTKVNLERDKAGRRRRKESGRGQRVAEGKPSFQWTRVKNTHIPKGWARGGRGEAALDYDYALLELKRPHKKKYMELGISPTIKKLPGGMIHFSGFDRDRADQLVYRFCSVSDESNDLLYQYCDAESGSTGSGVYLRLKEPDKKNWKRKIIAVYSGHQWVDVHGVQKDYNVAVRITPLKYAQICLWIHGDNANCTYG